The following coding sequences are from one Xiphophorus couchianus chromosome 7, X_couchianus-1.0, whole genome shotgun sequence window:
- the LOC114148494 gene encoding solute carrier family 35 member F5 has product MDWVFVMNRMSSQGSTAAQRRRMALGVVILLLVDVIWVASSELTTYIFKRQDYNKPFFSTFTKTSMFVLYLLGFLLWRPWRQQCSGALKRRQSAFFADAEAYFAPCTTDSAVNNCLSEPLYVPMKFQDAAADPYDCLPADCGAASKKQRVRFSNIMEVRQLPSTQALEAKLSRMSYPAAKDHEALLRTVGKLTITDVAKISFFFCFVWFLANLSYQEALSDTQVAIVNILSSTSGLFTLILAAIFPSNSSDRFTLSKLLAVALSMGGVALVSLSSMDSPDEKGVVGSLWSLAGAMLYAVYIVLIKRRVDREDKLDIPMFFGFVGLFNLLLLWPGFLLLHFSGFEAFELPSQLVWTYILINGLIGTVLSEFLWLWGCFLTSSLIGTLALSLTIPLSILADICLQKVRFSWLFFAGAIPVFLSFFIAALLCHYNNWDPVLLALRRLYTFMFRKHRAQRLSDEQTESLIPLHSVSPDE; this is encoded by the exons ATGGATTGGGTGTTCGTCATGAACCGGATGAGCTCTCAGGGCAGCACGGCGGCCCAGCGGCGGCGCATGGCCCTGGGGGTGGTGATCCTGTTGTTGGTGGACGTCATCTGGGTGGCCTCGTCTGAGCTCACCACG TACATCTTCAAGCGGCAGGACTACAACAAGCCGTTCTTCAGCACCTTCACCAAGACCTCCATGTTTGTTCTCTACCTGTTGGGCTTCCTGCTGTGGCGCCCCTGGAGGCAGCAGTGCAGTGGCGCCCTGAAGCGCCGCCAGTCTGCCTTC tttgctGACGCTGAGGCCTACTTCGCTCCCTGCACCACTGACAGCGCTGTGAACAACTGCTTG AGTGAGCCGCTGTACGTCCCGATGAAGTTCCAGGACGCAGCAGCCGATCCGTACGACTGTTTACCTGCAGACTGTGGAGCCG CCTCCAAAAAGCAGCGAGTTCGTTTCAGCAACATCATGGAGGTGCGTCAGCTGCCGTCCACCCAGGCTCTGGAGGCCAAACTGTCCCGTATGTCCTACCCGGCCGCCAAGGACCACGAGGCCCTGCTGCGCACAGTGGGGAAGCTAACCATCACCGATGTGGCTAAAatcagcttcttcttctgctttgtg TGGTTCCTGGCTAACCTTTCCTACCAGGAAGCTCTGTCTGACACACAGGTGGCCATCGTCAACATCCTGTCCTCCACCTCAG GCCTCTTTACGCTCATCTTGGCAGCCATCTTCCCCAGTAACAGCAGCGACCGGTTCACGTTGTCCAAACTGTTGGCTGTGGCTCTCAG CATGGGAGGAGTCGCTCTGGTGAGTCTGTCCAGCATGGACAGCCCTGATGAGAAAGGAGTCGTAG GCTCTCTGTGGTCGTTGGCGGGGGCCATGCTGTACGCCGTTTACATCGTCCTCATCAAGAGGAGAGTGGACCGCGAGGATAAGCTCGACATCCCCATGTTCTTTG GATTCGTGGGCCTcttcaacctgctgctgctctggccCGGTTTCCTGCTGCTCCATTTCTCCGGCTTCGAGGCCTTTGAGCTCCCCAGCCAGCTGGTCTGGACCTACATCCTGATCAACGGCCTGATTGGAACCGTCTTGTCTGAGTTCCTGTGGCTCTG gggCTGCTTCCTGACGTCGTCTCTGATCGGGACTCTGGCTCTCAGCCTCACCATCCCACTCTCCATCCTGGCAGACATCTGCCTGCAGAAG GTCCGGTTCTCCTGGCTGTTCTTTGCCGGAGCCATCCCCgtcttcctctccttcttcaTTGCCGCGTTGCTCTGCCACTACAACAACTGGGACCCGGTGCTGCTGGCGCTGCGCCGCCTCTACACCTTTATGTTCAGGAAGCACCGAGCGCAGAG acTGTCAGACGAACAGACTGAAAGCCTTATTCCTCTGCACTCGGTTTCCCCTGATGAGTGA